From Synechococcus sp. A10-1-5-1, a single genomic window includes:
- a CDS encoding YciI family protein, translated as MPWFIKTERFLRPYAQMKPHLEAHRRWVEQRRADGVILSSGYLVDGEGQPGGGGLLLLQAADYREAEALIQQDPMLLSGGVEWTMQQWRPAVGDLGVI; from the coding sequence ATGCCCTGGTTCATCAAAACCGAGCGCTTCCTGCGGCCCTACGCCCAGATGAAACCCCACCTCGAGGCCCATCGCCGCTGGGTCGAGCAACGGCGCGCTGACGGTGTCATTCTCAGCAGCGGCTATCTGGTGGATGGCGAGGGTCAGCCCGGTGGCGGGGGATTGCTCTTGCTGCAGGCTGCGGATTACCGCGAAGCCGAAGCGCTGATTCAGCAGGATCCGATGCTCCTCAGTGGCGGGGTGGAGTGGACGATGCAGCAGTGGCGCCCTGCGGTGGGTGATCTCGGGGTGATCTGA
- a CDS encoding carotenoid oxygenase family protein: MTVAPALGYDRSDWASAFRNVGVELDGVALTAARGAVPAELKGTLYRNGPGRLERGGQWVHHPFDGDGMITALRFEDGQVQLRNRFVRTEGFEAEEQADKFLYRGVFGTQKPGGLAANAFDLRLKNIANTHVVRLGDQLLALWEAAEPHALDPETLQTSGLSRLDGLLKPGEAFSAHPRFDPGHHGEPRMVTFGVKTGPRSTIRLMEFSSSGELLADSRHSFKGFAFLHDFAITPNWAVFLQNAVAFNPTGFVLGQKGAAQCLASKPGEKGQFWLIPRSGEGKPLQISAPEGFVFHHLNAFEEGEELVVDSIYYDDFPSIGPDVDFRQVDFESIPEGQLVRCRIHLTSGAVSTEVLEARTCEFAMVNPERQGLDARYSWMAVAERERGNDPLQAIKKLDLSTGAGRVWSAAPRGFVSEPVMVPRPGATAEDDGWVLCLVWNGARCASDLVILDAASLAEVAVLELPLAVPHGLHGSWTQA, translated from the coding sequence ATGACCGTCGCCCCTGCTCTCGGCTACGACCGCTCGGATTGGGCCAGTGCCTTCCGCAATGTTGGAGTGGAGCTCGATGGGGTTGCGCTGACTGCCGCCCGCGGCGCGGTTCCGGCTGAGCTCAAGGGCACGCTCTACCGCAATGGTCCTGGCCGGCTCGAGCGTGGCGGGCAGTGGGTGCATCACCCCTTCGATGGCGACGGGATGATCACGGCCCTGCGGTTTGAGGACGGTCAAGTCCAGCTGCGCAATCGTTTCGTGCGCACGGAAGGCTTCGAGGCAGAAGAGCAGGCCGACAAATTTCTCTACCGGGGTGTCTTTGGCACCCAGAAGCCCGGCGGACTGGCCGCGAACGCGTTCGACCTGCGGCTGAAGAACATTGCCAATACCCACGTGGTGCGGCTGGGGGATCAGTTGCTGGCGCTCTGGGAAGCCGCCGAGCCCCATGCGCTGGACCCCGAGACCCTGCAAACCAGTGGTTTGAGTCGGTTGGACGGATTGCTGAAGCCCGGTGAGGCCTTCAGTGCCCACCCGCGCTTTGACCCGGGTCACCACGGCGAGCCGCGGATGGTGACCTTCGGGGTGAAGACCGGCCCCCGCAGCACGATTCGGCTGATGGAGTTCTCCAGCAGTGGGGAGCTGCTGGCGGACAGCCGCCACAGCTTCAAGGGCTTTGCTTTCCTGCATGACTTCGCGATCACCCCGAACTGGGCGGTGTTTCTGCAGAACGCGGTGGCGTTCAACCCGACTGGTTTTGTCCTTGGCCAAAAGGGTGCGGCCCAGTGCCTGGCTTCCAAGCCTGGAGAGAAGGGACAGTTCTGGCTGATTCCCCGCAGCGGTGAGGGCAAGCCGCTGCAGATCTCGGCCCCTGAGGGCTTTGTCTTCCACCACCTCAACGCCTTTGAAGAGGGCGAGGAGCTGGTGGTGGATTCGATCTACTACGACGATTTCCCCTCGATCGGTCCGGATGTGGACTTCCGCCAGGTCGATTTCGAATCGATCCCGGAGGGTCAGCTGGTGCGCTGCCGCATTCACTTGACCAGCGGTGCGGTCAGCACGGAAGTGCTGGAGGCCCGCACCTGCGAGTTCGCGATGGTCAACCCCGAGCGGCAGGGTTTGGACGCCCGCTACAGCTGGATGGCGGTGGCGGAGCGGGAGCGCGGTAATGACCCGCTGCAGGCGATCAAGAAGTTGGATCTCAGCACGGGTGCAGGCCGGGTTTGGAGTGCGGCGCCCCGTGGCTTTGTCAGTGAGCCCGTGATGGTCCCGCGCCCCGGTGCCACGGCTGAGGATGACGGCTGGGTGCTCTGCCTGGTCTGGAACGGCGCCCGCTGTGCCAGCGATCTGGTGATCCTGGATGCGGCCAGCCTGGCGGAGGTGGCGGTGCTGGAGCTCCCCTTGGCGGTGCCCCATGGCTTGCATGGGAGTTGGACCCAGGCCTGA
- the rdgB gene encoding RdgB/HAM1 family non-canonical purine NTP pyrophosphatase — protein sequence MTTLVIASGNAGKVREFGQLLEDLGLNTQPQPEGIEVEETGDTFAANARLKAEAVAQATGQWALADDSGLSVDALGGAPGVHSARYAATDAARIERLLQELSAAGAQDPTSRSARFTAALALANPSGQVVLEVEGHCPGQILTECRGAGGFGYDPVFYVPEAQLTFAEMPKGLKAELGHRGRAFAALRPQLQALLDHDTQ from the coding sequence ATGACCACCCTGGTGATCGCTAGCGGTAACGCCGGCAAGGTGCGTGAGTTCGGCCAGCTCCTGGAAGACCTGGGCCTCAACACCCAACCCCAGCCCGAAGGAATTGAGGTGGAGGAAACCGGTGACACCTTCGCCGCCAACGCCCGCCTGAAAGCCGAGGCCGTTGCCCAAGCGACGGGGCAGTGGGCCCTGGCCGATGACTCCGGTCTGAGCGTGGATGCCTTGGGTGGCGCGCCTGGAGTGCACTCGGCCCGCTACGCGGCCACCGATGCGGCACGCATTGAGCGGCTGCTCCAGGAGCTCAGCGCTGCCGGCGCCCAAGACCCAACCTCCCGTTCAGCCCGCTTCACCGCTGCCTTAGCTCTAGCAAACCCCAGCGGGCAGGTGGTGCTGGAGGTGGAAGGCCACTGCCCCGGCCAAATCCTGACGGAATGCCGCGGTGCTGGCGGCTTTGGCTACGACCCCGTCTTCTACGTCCCAGAAGCACAACTCACTTTTGCGGAAATGCCGAAAGGACTGAAAGCGGAGTTGGGGCATCGGGGCCGCGCCTTCGCCGCCCTGAGACCCCAACTGCAAGCCCTCTTGGATCACGACACGCAGTAA
- a CDS encoding folate-binding protein YgfZ — MSAASRWATPVSLIRLEGSDTRRFLHGQSSQAIELAQPGACLATCLISPTARMRGLALVGVDDSGADLIVIAGDGEAVRISLDRVLFPADNVRLGAVEPATLWQWQGDVEVDGADLLQPGVDLGSGPDASVLLQRSGSKLPSWLEALPQWSSEQVEANRLRHGLPAAPGELNDDTNPFELGLAAWVSLNKGCYVGQETLAKLATYDGVKQQLRCWQSSEAVEPGTSLSNAEGERAGVVTSAQGHQGLALIRRSCLDAATLQAGTVTLTLSKPLGSIDPPVEAGGQC, encoded by the coding sequence GAGGGCAGCGACACCCGTCGCTTCCTGCACGGCCAAAGCAGCCAAGCGATTGAGTTAGCCCAACCCGGCGCCTGTCTGGCCACCTGCTTAATCAGCCCCACGGCCCGCATGCGGGGCCTTGCCTTGGTGGGTGTGGATGACTCCGGCGCCGATTTGATCGTGATCGCCGGCGATGGCGAAGCCGTCCGCATCAGCTTGGATCGCGTGCTCTTCCCGGCTGACAACGTGCGGCTGGGTGCTGTTGAACCGGCCACCCTCTGGCAATGGCAGGGCGACGTCGAAGTCGATGGCGCTGATCTGCTGCAACCCGGCGTTGACCTGGGCAGCGGTCCCGATGCTTCTGTCCTGTTGCAGCGCTCTGGATCAAAGCTGCCGTCCTGGCTTGAGGCCTTGCCGCAATGGTCCAGCGAACAGGTGGAAGCCAACCGCCTGCGCCATGGACTGCCCGCGGCACCTGGCGAACTGAACGACGACACCAACCCCTTCGAGCTGGGACTCGCGGCCTGGGTGAGCCTGAACAAGGGCTGCTACGTGGGCCAAGAGACCCTGGCGAAACTCGCCACCTACGACGGGGTCAAGCAGCAGCTGCGCTGTTGGCAGAGCAGCGAAGCCGTTGAGCCGGGCACAAGCTTGAGCAACGCCGAGGGTGAACGCGCAGGTGTGGTGACCTCCGCACAGGGCCACCAGGGACTGGCGCTGATCCGCCGCTCCTGCTTGGACGCCGCCACGCTCCAAGCCGGCACAGTCACGCTGACCCTCAGCAAGCCTCTGGGCTCCATCGATCCGCCGGTGGAGGCCGGCGGTCAGTGCTAA
- a CDS encoding TM0106 family RecB-like putative nuclease, whose translation MPGQILLTDRLLRSWLRCKRRAWLDCHGDSSQRQWTSHRELQLDEQRRSFVTLFPERPGRGEAAARTGAPAVVGLRLKGEGVEAHPPLLQRVKGSSRWGAHSYRPVLFRPGRRTTREHRYVLALWGGLLAEEQQAPVRTALVLSGSGRGLQQETVPLAGSLPRQLDEALGRLADDLRRPTPPPLVADRKKCVLCSWKSSCDQVAAAEGHLSEVSGIGAKRRDMLLELGIDRLTVLAQADPSDLADRLMTYGEQHAEIAPQLVTQAQVQAKGEPLRRDPLAALPEVVDAPGVLIYDIESDPDARDDFLHGFVRLPRNPDGSWPDLAQASEAPYHPILALLEHGEERLWERLMRLLETYPDWPVLHFGETEVLALVKMGQRLGVRERELKALRARMLDVHQRLRQHWWMPTNSYGLKAVASWLGFRWSQPGVDGARALLWWRRWRLGGAGADGRGSRQNLRRIFRYNHDDGLATWVVARWLLEQDGR comes from the coding sequence GTGCCTGGCCAAATCCTGCTGACCGACCGGCTGTTGCGCAGTTGGCTGCGCTGCAAGCGCCGCGCTTGGCTGGATTGCCATGGCGACAGCTCTCAGCGCCAGTGGACCTCCCACCGGGAGCTGCAGCTCGATGAGCAGCGCCGCAGTTTCGTCACGTTGTTCCCTGAGCGCCCGGGCCGTGGCGAGGCGGCGGCCCGCACGGGTGCTCCAGCGGTGGTGGGCTTGCGTTTGAAGGGAGAGGGCGTTGAAGCCCATCCCCCTCTCTTGCAGCGGGTCAAAGGTTCCAGCCGATGGGGCGCCCATAGCTACCGGCCGGTGTTGTTTAGGCCGGGCCGGCGCACCACCCGTGAGCACCGCTACGTCCTTGCCCTCTGGGGAGGCTTGCTGGCGGAGGAACAGCAGGCGCCGGTGCGAACGGCCTTGGTGCTGTCCGGCTCGGGGCGCGGCCTCCAGCAGGAAACCGTCCCATTGGCTGGCAGCCTGCCGCGGCAGCTGGATGAGGCGCTGGGGCGTCTGGCGGATGACCTGCGCCGTCCCACGCCGCCCCCGTTGGTGGCCGATCGCAAGAAGTGTGTGCTCTGCAGCTGGAAGTCCAGCTGCGATCAAGTGGCGGCGGCGGAAGGGCACCTCAGCGAGGTCAGCGGGATTGGCGCAAAGCGGCGCGACATGTTGCTCGAGTTGGGAATTGATCGCCTGACGGTCCTGGCTCAGGCCGATCCAAGCGATCTGGCCGATCGACTGATGACCTACGGCGAGCAGCACGCCGAAATTGCCCCGCAGCTGGTGACCCAGGCCCAGGTTCAGGCGAAGGGCGAACCGCTGCGGCGTGATCCTCTGGCGGCCTTGCCGGAAGTGGTGGATGCCCCTGGGGTGTTGATCTACGACATCGAATCGGATCCCGATGCCCGGGACGATTTCTTGCACGGCTTTGTGCGCCTGCCCCGCAATCCCGATGGCAGCTGGCCGGATCTGGCTCAGGCCTCAGAGGCGCCTTATCACCCAATCCTGGCCCTGCTTGAGCATGGCGAAGAGCGCCTCTGGGAGCGCCTGATGCGTCTGCTCGAGACCTATCCCGATTGGCCGGTGTTGCACTTCGGTGAGACGGAGGTCCTGGCCCTGGTGAAGATGGGCCAGCGCCTCGGGGTGCGCGAGCGGGAGCTCAAGGCTTTGCGTGCCCGGATGCTGGATGTGCATCAGCGCCTGCGCCAGCACTGGTGGATGCCCACCAACAGCTATGGGCTCAAGGCGGTGGCCAGCTGGCTCGGTTTCCGTTGGAGTCAGCCGGGGGTTGATGGTGCGCGGGCGCTGCTCTGGTGGCGGCGTTGGCGTCTGGGGGGAGCCGGCGCTGATGGCCGTGGCTCCCGCCAAAACCTGCGCCGGATCTTCCGCTACAACCACGACGATGGCCTGGCCACCTGGGTGGTGGCGCGCTGGCTGCTCGAGCAGGACGGGCGTTAG
- a CDS encoding phosphoglucomutase/phosphomannomutase family protein, whose product MASAPLPLEASPIAFGTDGWRGILGVDITVERLLPVAAASARELEASAPAGLNSREVVIGYDRRFLAPELAEAICSAVRGADLVPVLAEAPIPTPAASWAVVERQALGALVITASHNPPEWLGLKIKGPFGGSVEGDFTQRVEQRLQAGGISVPIHGEILRFDAMGTYLTGLKAKVDTEALSDGLERLGLQVIIDPMHGSAAGGLSRLLEGAAQSDHLREIRSNRDPLFGGNPPEPLAPYLQQLIAEVRASTLAGRPAVGIVFDGDGDRIAAVDEHGRFCSTQLLMPLFIDHLARAKGLSGSVVKTVSGSDLMQLVAENLGRPVLEKAVGFKYIAAEMLSSDVLVGGEESGGVGFGSHLPERDALYAALLLIEALVEGGQPLGVRVSELQERCGGAAAYDRLDLRLRDMATRQRLEQYLASTPPAEVAGAVVQEVITTDGVKLRLGPSHWLMLRFSGTEPLLRLYCEAPSEARVAEVLSWARQLAEGI is encoded by the coding sequence ATGGCTTCAGCGCCCCTGCCCTTGGAGGCCAGCCCGATCGCCTTCGGCACCGATGGCTGGCGGGGCATCCTCGGGGTGGACATCACCGTCGAGAGGCTGCTGCCGGTGGCGGCGGCTTCGGCGCGGGAGCTGGAGGCTTCGGCCCCAGCCGGCCTGAACAGCCGCGAAGTGGTCATCGGCTACGACCGCCGTTTCCTCGCGCCCGAACTCGCCGAAGCGATCTGCAGCGCCGTCCGTGGAGCCGACCTGGTGCCGGTGCTTGCGGAAGCGCCCATCCCCACTCCGGCCGCCAGCTGGGCTGTGGTGGAGCGGCAAGCCCTTGGTGCACTGGTCATCACCGCGAGCCACAACCCGCCGGAGTGGCTGGGCCTCAAGATCAAGGGCCCCTTCGGGGGATCGGTGGAAGGGGACTTCACCCAGCGCGTGGAGCAGCGGCTGCAGGCCGGCGGCATCTCCGTGCCGATCCACGGGGAAATCCTGCGCTTTGACGCCATGGGGACCTACTTGACCGGCCTCAAGGCCAAGGTCGACACCGAGGCCCTGAGCGATGGCCTGGAGCGCCTGGGACTCCAAGTGATCATTGATCCCATGCACGGCTCAGCTGCGGGGGGCCTCAGCCGCCTGCTGGAGGGCGCCGCCCAAAGCGATCACCTGCGGGAAATCCGCTCCAACCGCGACCCGCTCTTCGGCGGCAATCCACCGGAACCCCTGGCCCCCTACCTGCAGCAGCTGATCGCGGAGGTGCGGGCCTCGACCCTGGCCGGCCGGCCAGCGGTGGGCATCGTGTTTGACGGCGATGGCGATCGCATCGCTGCGGTGGATGAACACGGACGCTTCTGCAGCACCCAACTGCTGATGCCGCTCTTCATCGATCACCTGGCCCGCGCCAAGGGGCTGAGCGGTTCGGTCGTCAAAACAGTGAGCGGCTCGGACCTGATGCAACTGGTGGCCGAGAACCTAGGTAGACCCGTGCTGGAAAAAGCCGTGGGCTTCAAGTACATCGCCGCCGAAATGCTCAGCAGTGACGTGCTGGTGGGCGGCGAAGAGTCGGGCGGTGTGGGCTTCGGTAGCCACCTGCCGGAGCGCGATGCCCTCTACGCCGCGCTGCTCTTGATTGAGGCCCTCGTGGAGGGAGGCCAGCCCCTCGGCGTCCGGGTCAGCGAACTCCAGGAGCGCTGCGGTGGCGCCGCGGCCTACGACCGATTGGACCTGCGCCTGCGCGACATGGCCACCCGGCAACGGCTCGAGCAGTACCTGGCCAGCACGCCGCCGGCGGAGGTCGCCGGAGCCGTGGTGCAAGAGGTGATCACGACCGACGGAGTGAAACTGCGCCTGGGCCCAAGCCACTGGTTGATGCTGCGCTTCTCCGGCACCGAGCCCTTGCTGCGGCTTTACTGCGAGGCCCCAAGCGAGGCACGCGTGGCTGAAGTACTCAGCTGGGCCCGCCAGCTGGCCGAGGGAATCTGA
- a CDS encoding bestrophin family ion channel, whose amino-acid sequence MLRQVGPLGSFKVAAYLLRHLWLDLLLAGALCAASVPLNPLLAKKFAPEVLLPIWGIAVSVFIGFRHGQAYERWWEARKLWGALLNHSRSWRDQLSALMVDSATPLLQQQAMLLWVINLELRGRSHPVARRALAALDWNGSSADALLQSQALAVADLHRSGAIDGWGRLQLMDVHARTVDALGGLERIRNHPLPAPYDVFVRVAVWSFGYLLFLRMDALYAPYGGWVGWVVMLLFIAVERLGAFIETPFSPADLALPMNRISAAVSRLLLSSEHPAAQTPDSERALIWT is encoded by the coding sequence ATGCTGCGCCAGGTCGGCCCACTCGGCAGTTTCAAGGTTGCGGCCTATTTGCTTCGGCATCTCTGGTTGGATCTTTTGCTCGCTGGTGCCCTATGCGCCGCCAGCGTTCCTTTGAATCCGCTCCTGGCTAAGAAATTCGCCCCAGAGGTGCTTTTGCCGATCTGGGGCATCGCCGTATCGGTGTTCATCGGTTTTCGCCATGGCCAGGCCTATGAGCGCTGGTGGGAAGCCCGCAAGCTCTGGGGCGCTTTGTTGAACCACAGCCGCAGCTGGCGCGATCAGTTGAGTGCATTGATGGTTGACTCGGCGACTCCCCTGCTTCAGCAGCAGGCGATGTTGCTTTGGGTTATCAACCTTGAACTCCGTGGGCGCTCCCATCCCGTTGCCCGAAGGGCACTAGCGGCCCTGGACTGGAACGGCTCATCGGCTGATGCCTTGCTGCAATCTCAGGCCCTGGCAGTTGCTGACCTTCACCGCTCAGGGGCGATTGATGGCTGGGGAAGGCTTCAGCTGATGGATGTGCACGCCCGGACCGTTGATGCCCTTGGTGGCCTCGAGCGCATTCGGAATCACCCTCTACCTGCTCCCTATGACGTGTTTGTACGGGTTGCGGTTTGGAGTTTCGGCTACCTGCTGTTCCTGCGGATGGATGCCCTCTACGCCCCTTACGGAGGCTGGGTGGGCTGGGTCGTGATGTTGCTGTTCATTGCTGTGGAGCGCTTGGGGGCGTTTATCGAAACGCCCTTTTCACCCGCTGATCTCGCCCTACCGATGAATCGGATCAGCGCAGCCGTGTCGCGTTTGCTGCTTTCGAGCGAGCATCCCGCCGCCCAGACGCCGGACTCTGAGCGAGCTCTGATCTGGACCTGA
- a CDS encoding SIMPL domain-containing protein produces MFRSRSAVFSLALLPALMMPSPAQAGGGDRCGGTLYQLQVSQSGTTAFDRFRFNLDLSAEAATKAEAMQQLNARLERLRSALTPLVSGRITIPAPRTYAIGGGSAGPRRQRATTNVSGEVSKANYDALIQAAGKLPGVNLNGFTSLAASGSAETVQAQLMRQALADGKRQAQATADALGLRRVQLLRINQRGGTSPRPVAMNRALSASFNPDEAPAPRNSVSLALDYCVS; encoded by the coding sequence ATGTTCCGTTCGCGTTCTGCCGTCTTCAGCCTCGCTCTGTTGCCCGCCCTGATGATGCCTTCACCTGCCCAGGCCGGGGGTGGTGATCGCTGTGGTGGCACCCTCTATCAACTCCAGGTCAGCCAGAGCGGCACGACCGCCTTCGATCGCTTCCGCTTCAACCTGGACCTCTCGGCGGAGGCTGCGACCAAGGCCGAGGCGATGCAGCAGCTCAATGCCCGGCTGGAGCGACTGCGCTCCGCTTTGACGCCCCTGGTGAGCGGGCGGATCACGATCCCGGCGCCCAGGACCTACGCGATTGGTGGGGGCAGCGCCGGGCCGCGGCGTCAGCGGGCGACGACCAACGTCTCCGGCGAGGTCAGCAAGGCGAACTACGACGCCTTGATTCAGGCCGCCGGCAAGCTGCCGGGGGTGAACCTGAATGGCTTCACTTCCTTGGCCGCGAGCGGTAGTGCGGAGACCGTGCAAGCCCAATTGATGCGCCAGGCCCTGGCTGATGGCAAGCGCCAAGCCCAGGCCACGGCCGATGCCCTTGGACTACGCCGGGTTCAGCTGCTGCGGATCAATCAGCGCGGTGGCACTTCCCCGCGGCCGGTGGCGATGAACCGCGCTCTCTCAGCCAGCTTCAACCCTGATGAAGCGCCCGCGCCGCGCAACTCGGTGAGCCTGGCGCTGGATTACTGCGTGTCGTGA
- the hisB gene encoding imidazoleglycerol-phosphate dehydratase HisB, producing the protein MRTGEIHRVTGETDVRVKLNLDGTGQCSASTGVPFLDHMLHQISSHGLVDLEIKAVGDTHIDDHHTNEDVGIAVGQALAQALGDRRGIHRFGHFVAPLDEALVQVALDCSGRPHLSFGLQIPAQKIGTYDTELVKEFFVAVVNNSGLTLHIRQLDGVNSHHIVEACFKAFARALRLATEVDPRRAGAVPSSKGVLERAGA; encoded by the coding sequence ATGCGCACAGGCGAAATCCATCGCGTGACCGGTGAAACCGATGTGCGCGTCAAGCTGAATCTCGATGGCACGGGCCAGTGCAGTGCGAGCACGGGCGTGCCCTTCCTCGATCACATGCTTCACCAGATCAGCAGTCATGGGCTGGTGGATCTGGAGATCAAGGCCGTGGGTGACACCCACATCGATGATCACCACACCAATGAGGACGTGGGCATCGCCGTGGGCCAAGCCTTGGCTCAGGCCCTGGGTGACCGGCGCGGGATTCACCGCTTCGGTCACTTCGTGGCGCCCTTGGATGAGGCCTTGGTGCAGGTGGCGCTCGACTGCAGTGGCCGTCCGCACCTGAGCTTTGGGCTGCAGATTCCCGCTCAGAAGATCGGTACCTACGACACCGAGCTCGTCAAAGAGTTCTTCGTGGCGGTTGTGAACAACTCCGGCCTCACCCTGCACATCCGCCAGCTGGATGGGGTCAACTCGCACCACATCGTTGAGGCCTGCTTCAAGGCCTTTGCCAGGGCGCTCCGTTTGGCGACGGAGGTAGATCCGCGCCGGGCAGGGGCTGTTCCCAGCAGCAAGGGCGTGCTGGAGCGCGCGGGCGCCTAG